A single region of the Manihot esculenta cultivar AM560-2 chromosome 12, M.esculenta_v8, whole genome shotgun sequence genome encodes:
- the LOC110627517 gene encoding probable terpene synthase 12, translated as MNIFLQLSLECVRLIQDLLYKDKARKLEEETRAAIYSENEDFLTILELIDDIQRLGLAFRFEKDIKRVLDRFVDSEGRNLWTQKSLHATSLMFRLLRQHGYEVSQDEFKNFMDDKDNLLAIYKKDVKGMLSLYEASSLGFEGEDLLDEAMAQTRTHLINTLQKGNLSELDNSTMEISISHALELPLYRRMVMLKARWYIEAYNKRKNANHSLLQLAKINFNMVQSILQRDLKEMSRWWNNLGLAGKLTFSRDRLMECFFWTVGIEFEPQFSSCRKGLTKVGSFITIIDDVYDVYGTLDELELFTDVVERWDIDAVKDLPEYMKLCFLALYNTVNEMTYDTLAKHGEFVHPYLKKSWADLCKAFLQEAKWRHKKLTPSFNEYIENGWRSVSGTVILMHAYLLLDQKILKQGLDSLVNHHHILKWPSVVFRLCNDLATSSGELDRGETINSISCYMDEHGVSEEYARKEINKMIDNAWKKMNQYNQTEVNSFTKLFIEASINLARISQCVYQHGDGHGAPDTNSKKRVVSLIIEPISKETLSYDRCIYND; from the exons ATGAACATTTTCTTGCAATTAAGCTTGGAATGTGTACGTTTAATTCAGGACTTGCTGTACAAAGACAAAGCAAGGAAGTTGGAGGAGGAAACAAGAGCAGCAATTTATAGTGAAAATGAGGATTTCTTAACCATTCTTGAACTGATTGATGACATCCAACGTTTGGGATTAGCATTCCGCTTTGAGAAGGACATAAAGAGAGTTCTTGATAGATTTGTGGATTCAGAAGGACGTAATTTGTGGACTCAGAAATCTCTTCATGCTACTTCTCTCATGTTCAGGCTTCTTAGACAACATGGTTACGAGGTTTCTCAAG ATGAGTTCAAAAATTTCATGGACGATAAGGATAATCTTCTGGCAATCTACAAGAAGGATGTTAAAGGAATGCTAAGTTTGTATGAAGCTTCATCTTTGGGCTTTGAAGGAGAAGATCTTTTAGATGAGGCGATGGCACAAACTAGAACACATCTCATCAATACTCTTCAGAAAGGAAATCTTTCAGAGTTGGATAATTCTACAATGGAAATTAGTATTAGTCACGCACTGGAGCTTCCATTGTATAGAAGAATGGTTATGTTGAAAGCACGTTGGTATATCGAAGCATACAATAAGAGGAAGAATGCAAATCATTCCTTGCTTCAACTCGCAAAGATTAATTTCAACATGGTTCAATCTATACTCCAAAGAGATCTTAAAGAAATGTCAAG GTGGTGGAACAATTTGGGACTTGCAGGCAAATTAACCTTCAGTAGAGATAGGCTGATGGAATGCTTCTTTTGGACAGTTGGAATAGAGTTTGAACCTCAGTTTAGTTCTTGCCGTAAAGGGCTAACAAAAGTCGGATCATTTATAACCATTATTGATGATGTGTATGATGTTTATGGTACATTGGATGAATTGGAGTTGTTTACGGATGTTGTTGAAAG ATGGGATATCGATGCAGTGAAAGATCTTCCAGAATATATGAAGCTATGTTTCTTAGCTTTATACAATACTGTCAATGAGATGACTTATGATACTCTAGCAAAACATGGAGAATTCGTCCATCCATATCTAAAAAAATca TGGGCTGATTTATGCAAAGCATTCTTGCAAGAAGCAAAGTGGAGACACAAAAAATTGACACCATCATTTAATGAATATATTGAAAATGGATGGAGATCCGTATCAGGAACCGTTATACTTATGCATGCCTATCTTTTACTCGACCAAAAAATCTTAAAACAAGGTCTCGATTCATTAGTAAACCACCATCATATATTGAAATGGCCATCTGTTGTTTTTCGACTTTGCAATGATTTGGCAACTTCATCG GGTGAGTTAGATAGAGGTGAAACGATAAATTCAATTTCCTGCTATATGGATGAACATGGAGTTTCAGAGGAGTATGCAcgtaaagaaataaataaaatgatagaTAATGCTtggaagaagatgaatcaatATAATCAAACGGAGGTGAATTCTTTCACGAAGCTTTTCATTGAAGCATCTATTAATCTTGCTAGGATTTCTCAATGTGTATACCAGCATGGAGATGGACATGGAGCTCCTGATACCAATTCTAAGAAAAGAGTTGTATCATTAATAATTGAGCCAATTTCAAAAGAAACTTTATCATACGACCGTTGTATATATAATGATTAG